In a single window of the Papaver somniferum cultivar HN1 chromosome 8, ASM357369v1, whole genome shotgun sequence genome:
- the LOC113306640 gene encoding ribulose bisphosphate carboxylase small chain 1, chloroplastic-like, with translation MASSMISSAAVASVRSSAPAQASMVAPFSGLKSVSAFPITRKSADITSISSNGGRVNCMQVWPPTGLKKFETLSYLPPLTVEQLSKEVDYLLRNGWVPCLEFDARGFVYREHGNTPGYYDGRYWTMWKLPMFGCTDASQVVKELEEAKAAYPDSFIRIIGFDNVRQVQCVSFIAYKPESTSY, from the exons atggcCTCTTCAATGATTTCCTCTGCTGCAGTCGCCTCCGTAAGGAGCTCCGCCCCCGCTCAAGCTAGCATGGTTGCACCATTCAGTGGTTTGAAATCCGTTTCTGCATTTCCTATTACACGCAAATCAGCCGACATCACCTCCATCTCCAGCAACGGTGGAAGAGTTAACTGCATGCAG GTATGGCCACCAACTGGTTTGAAGAAGTTTGAGACCCTCTCATACCTTCCCCCATTGACCGTCGAGCAACTATCAAAGGAAGTCGACTACCTTCTCCGTAATGGATGGGTTCCCTGTTTGGAATTCGACGCCAGAGGATTCGTGTACAGAGAACACGGTAACACCCCTGGATACTATGATGGTCGTTACTGGACTATGTGGAAGCTACCCATGTTCGGTTGTACCGACGCTTCCCAGGTTGTCAAGGAGCTAGAGGAGGCCAAGGCTGCATACCCAGACTCTTTCATCAGAATCATCGGATTCGACAACGTCCGTCAAGTACAATGTGTTAGTTTCATCGCATACAAGCCCGAGAGCACTAGCTACTGA